One window from the genome of Pseudonocardia hierapolitana encodes:
- a CDS encoding TraR/DksA family transcriptional regulator produces MDPDRARQLLNGELDALDERLRAAEENRAETTADPYGPEGALGQHPGDYGSDVNATMEARMSVETITEQRRRVLDAIERLDEGGYGRCVVCEREIDDERLEARPEVRTCREHADTPVVT; encoded by the coding sequence GTGGATCCCGACCGCGCCCGACAGCTGCTGAACGGTGAGCTGGACGCACTCGACGAGCGGCTGCGCGCCGCCGAGGAGAACCGCGCCGAGACCACCGCGGACCCGTACGGGCCGGAGGGTGCTCTCGGCCAGCACCCCGGCGACTACGGCTCCGACGTGAACGCGACGATGGAAGCCCGCATGAGCGTCGAGACGATCACCGAGCAGCGCCGCCGCGTCCTGGACGCGATCGAGCGGCTGGACGAGGGCGGGTACGGGCGGTGCGTCGTGTGCGAACGCGAGATCGACGACGAGCGGCTGGAGGCCCGGCCGGAGGTGCGCACCTGCCGGGAGCACGCGGACACCCCGGTGGTGACCTAG
- a CDS encoding DNA topoisomerase IB: MSEAPEELVRVDPAEPGFSRRRRGRGWSFYDCAGDPITDPAEIARIKSLAIPPAWQEVWICPDHSGHIQAVGIDVAGRRQYRYHEEWRRRRDREKYERVLTLGQALPEVRVELAQRLREKGLGRDRVLAAGVRMLDVGVFRPGGEEYAPGDDDEDGTFGLATLRREHVRLRQGAVEFSYPAKGGVPRTLVLRDPLLHGIVNSLRRRRGGGEDLLAYRVGRGWHDVRAEDLNAAVKELIGDQFSCKDLRTWNATVLAAVTLAARVAQDGVPEKERARTRVVNRALEDVAAHLGNTPAIARSSYVDPRVIERFEDGRTVLRALRSLQNGSSVPDLTEDSARAAVERAVVRLIASDAA; encoded by the coding sequence GTGAGCGAGGCACCCGAGGAGTTGGTGCGGGTCGACCCGGCTGAGCCCGGCTTCTCCCGCCGCCGCCGTGGGCGCGGGTGGAGCTTCTACGACTGCGCGGGCGACCCGATCACCGATCCCGCCGAGATCGCCCGCATCAAGTCCCTCGCCATCCCGCCCGCGTGGCAGGAGGTGTGGATCTGCCCCGACCACAGCGGGCACATCCAGGCCGTCGGCATCGACGTCGCGGGTCGGCGCCAGTACCGCTACCACGAGGAATGGCGCCGCCGCCGGGACCGGGAGAAGTACGAGCGGGTGCTCACGCTCGGGCAGGCCCTGCCCGAGGTGCGGGTGGAGCTGGCGCAGCGGCTGCGGGAGAAGGGCCTCGGCCGCGATCGCGTGCTCGCCGCCGGGGTGCGGATGCTCGACGTCGGTGTCTTCCGGCCGGGCGGTGAGGAGTACGCCCCCGGGGACGACGACGAGGACGGCACGTTCGGGCTCGCCACGTTGCGTCGGGAGCACGTGCGGCTGCGCCAGGGCGCGGTGGAGTTCTCCTACCCGGCGAAGGGCGGGGTGCCGCGCACGCTCGTGCTGCGCGACCCGCTGCTGCACGGCATCGTGAACTCGTTGCGCCGCCGCCGTGGCGGAGGGGAGGACCTGCTCGCCTACCGCGTCGGCCGCGGATGGCACGACGTGCGGGCCGAGGACCTCAACGCGGCGGTCAAGGAGCTGATCGGTGATCAGTTCAGCTGCAAGGACCTGCGCACCTGGAACGCCACCGTGCTCGCCGCCGTCACCCTCGCCGCCCGGGTCGCCCAGGACGGGGTGCCCGAGAAGGAACGCGCCCGTACGCGGGTCGTGAACCGCGCGCTCGAGGACGTCGCGGCCCACCTCGGGAACACCCCGGCGATCGCCCGCAGCTCGTACGTGGATCCACGCGTGATCGAGCGCTTCGAGGACGGCCGCACGGTGCTGCGGGCGTTGCGGAGTCTCCAGAACGGTTCGTCCGTGCCGGACCTGACGGAGGACAGCGCCCGCGCCGCGGTGGAGCGGGCGGTCGTCCGGCTCATCGCCTCCGACGCGGCGTGA
- a CDS encoding SDR family NAD(P)-dependent oxidoreductase, which translates to MAGAVVLGAGPGIGRSVACRFARGGMPVTVVARSEPTVDAAAASIRATGADVLALAADVADEDALRAALSAAEERFGVPDVVVYNVALVRPDAPGELAAADQLAAWSVNVVGALTAAAQVLPRMAARGSGTFLVTGGMPEPKPGYVSLSLGKAGVRTLAALLDLQYREAGLHIATVTVAGPVAPGTAWDPDDIAEHYWRLHHQPRETWTHEVVH; encoded by the coding sequence ATGGCAGGTGCAGTGGTGCTGGGAGCAGGGCCGGGGATCGGCCGGTCGGTCGCGTGCAGGTTCGCCCGAGGCGGGATGCCGGTGACGGTCGTGGCGCGGTCGGAACCGACCGTGGACGCGGCCGCGGCGAGCATCCGGGCGACCGGTGCGGACGTGCTGGCGCTCGCCGCCGACGTCGCCGACGAGGATGCGCTGCGCGCCGCGCTCAGCGCCGCGGAGGAGCGGTTCGGCGTGCCGGACGTCGTCGTGTACAACGTGGCGCTCGTGCGACCGGACGCGCCCGGTGAGCTCGCCGCGGCGGACCAGCTCGCCGCGTGGTCGGTCAACGTCGTCGGCGCCCTCACCGCCGCGGCGCAGGTGCTCCCCCGGATGGCTGCCCGGGGCAGCGGCACCTTCCTGGTCACCGGCGGGATGCCGGAACCGAAGCCGGGCTACGTGAGCCTGTCGCTGGGCAAGGCGGGCGTCCGGACGCTCGCCGCGCTCCTCGACCTGCAGTACCGGGAGGCGGGCCTGCACATCGCCACCGTCACGGTCGCCGGGCCGGTCGCGCCGGGCACGGCGTGGGATCCCGACGACATCGCGGAGCACTACTGGCGGCTGCACCACCAGCCCCGGGAGACCTGGACGCACGAGGTCGTGCACTGA
- a CDS encoding type 1 glutamine amidotransferase domain-containing protein yields the protein MTGKLDGKRIAILATDGVEQVELTEPRDAVTREGARTEIVSVAEGEIQAMNGDITPAEKFTVDRTAAQAKAADYDALIMPGGTVNADRLRMDEHVRDFVRDAFRAGTPVGVICHGPWTLVEADLVRGRTLTSYPSLRTDIRNAGGNVVDEEVVTDNGLVSSRNPDDLPAFCAKIVEEFAEGAHRVHDQGATV from the coding sequence ATGACTGGCAAGTTGGACGGAAAGCGCATCGCGATCCTCGCCACGGACGGTGTGGAGCAGGTGGAGCTCACCGAGCCGCGCGACGCCGTGACCAGGGAGGGCGCCCGCACGGAGATCGTCTCGGTGGCCGAGGGCGAGATCCAGGCGATGAACGGGGACATCACCCCGGCCGAGAAGTTCACCGTCGACAGGACTGCGGCGCAGGCGAAGGCCGCCGACTACGACGCCCTGATCATGCCCGGCGGAACCGTCAACGCCGACCGTCTCCGGATGGATGAGCACGTGCGCGACTTCGTGCGCGACGCGTTCCGGGCGGGCACCCCGGTCGGGGTGATCTGCCACGGCCCGTGGACCCTGGTCGAGGCCGACCTCGTCCGGGGCCGGACGCTCACCTCCTACCCGAGCCTGCGCACGGACATCCGCAACGCCGGCGGCAACGTCGTCGACGAGGAGGTCGTCACCGACAACGGCCTGGTCTCGAGCCGCAACCCCGACGACCTCCCCGCGTTCTGCGCGAAGATCGTGGAGGAGTTCGCGGAGGGCGCGCACCGGGTGCACGACCAGGGCGCGACCGTGTGA
- a CDS encoding DUF6328 family protein, which produces MTEWRTGGNGTQQFPGSRADGRGEGPLQRADRNMIELLQELRVAQTGVQILFAFLLTLSFTERFGSVNETQRWTYVVTLLLSVVTAGLFVAPAAVHRVTFRRGVKPETVQLGHRLFTLGLGALALTLTGSVLLVLDVAVGLSFAISSAAAVMVVLCLLWFVLPIPLLRRTRPNPVPHPNDCDGGAGDDDGPSPDDRATAREPSSA; this is translated from the coding sequence ATGACCGAGTGGCGCACCGGCGGCAACGGCACGCAGCAGTTCCCCGGTAGTCGTGCCGACGGGCGTGGAGAAGGCCCGCTCCAGCGTGCTGACCGCAACATGATCGAGCTGCTGCAGGAGCTGCGCGTGGCGCAGACCGGCGTGCAGATCCTGTTCGCGTTCCTGCTGACCCTCTCGTTCACCGAGCGGTTCGGCTCGGTGAACGAGACGCAGCGCTGGACCTACGTGGTCACGCTCCTGCTCTCGGTGGTCACGGCGGGGCTCTTCGTCGCCCCCGCAGCCGTGCACCGCGTCACGTTCCGGCGCGGGGTGAAGCCGGAGACGGTGCAGCTCGGGCACCGGTTGTTCACCCTCGGCCTCGGTGCGCTCGCGCTGACGCTCACCGGCTCCGTACTGCTCGTGCTCGACGTCGCGGTCGGGCTGTCGTTCGCGATCTCTTCCGCGGCGGCGGTCATGGTCGTGCTGTGCCTGCTGTGGTTCGTGCTGCCGATCCCGCTGCTGCGCCGCACGCGGCCGAACCCGGTGCCCCATCCCAACGACTGCGACGGAGGCGCGGGCGACGACGACGGGCCGTCGCCCGACGATCGGGCGACGGCCCGTGAGCCCTCCTCGGCCTGA
- a CDS encoding SRPBCC family protein, protein MTTEVVQTVDVAVPVSTAYNQWTQFESFPKFMEGVERIEQLTPTRTHWVTKIAGVEREFDAEITEQHPDERVAWRTDRGTHQSGVVTFHRLDDRKTRITLQLEHDPSGFVEKAGDALGIVQQRVKGDLQKFKEFIESRGQEEGGWRGDVGRSPQQPQSGPANLPRDLPG, encoded by the coding sequence ATGACCACCGAGGTTGTGCAGACCGTCGACGTTGCCGTGCCCGTGAGCACGGCCTACAACCAGTGGACGCAGTTCGAGTCGTTCCCGAAGTTCATGGAGGGCGTCGAACGCATCGAGCAGCTCACACCGACGCGCACGCACTGGGTCACGAAGATCGCCGGTGTCGAGCGCGAGTTCGACGCCGAGATCACCGAGCAGCACCCCGACGAGCGCGTCGCATGGCGGACCGATCGGGGCACCCATCAGTCGGGTGTCGTGACGTTCCACCGCCTCGACGACCGGAAGACGCGGATCACCCTGCAGCTCGAGCACGACCCCTCGGGGTTCGTCGAGAAGGCGGGCGACGCGCTGGGCATCGTGCAGCAGCGCGTGAAGGGCGACCTGCAGAAGTTCAAGGAGTTCATCGAGTCCCGCGGCCAGGAGGAGGGCGGCTGGCGCGGGGACGTCGGCCGCAGCCCTCAGCAGCCGCAGAGCGGTCCGGCGAACCTGCCGCGCGACCTGCCCGGGTAG
- a CDS encoding RNA polymerase sigma factor SigF produces MSDTSRDSDYAHLAPLFEEFAALPPDHPERPALRAKLVTGYLPVVQHIARRFAGRGEPVDDLEQAGTVGLLNAVDRFEPSRGIDFLSYAVPTITGEIRRHFRDRTWSMRVPRRLKDLQSAINGAIGPLSQELGRAPRPSEIAARLGLPAEEVVEGLDAQQAYRSSSLDELVAGADTPLTDTLGDVDAELDKVEYRETLAPLLDELPERERMILLLRFFGNLTQTQIADRVGISQMHVSRLLSQTVAQLRRRMTEDG; encoded by the coding sequence ATGAGCGACACGTCCCGGGACTCCGACTACGCCCATCTCGCTCCGCTCTTCGAGGAGTTCGCGGCGTTGCCGCCCGACCACCCCGAGCGGCCGGCGTTGCGGGCCAAGCTCGTCACCGGATACCTGCCCGTCGTGCAGCACATCGCACGCCGGTTCGCCGGCCGCGGGGAACCGGTCGACGACCTCGAGCAGGCAGGCACGGTCGGGCTGCTCAACGCCGTCGACCGGTTCGAGCCCTCCCGCGGGATCGACTTCCTCTCCTACGCGGTCCCGACCATCACCGGTGAGATCCGCAGGCACTTCCGCGACCGGACCTGGTCGATGCGGGTGCCACGGCGTCTCAAGGACCTGCAGAGCGCGATCAACGGCGCGATCGGCCCGCTGTCGCAGGAGCTCGGCCGCGCCCCACGGCCCAGCGAGATCGCGGCCCGGCTCGGCCTGCCCGCCGAGGAGGTCGTGGAGGGCCTCGACGCCCAGCAGGCCTACCGCAGCAGCTCTCTCGACGAGCTGGTGGCCGGGGCCGACACGCCCCTCACCGACACGCTCGGGGACGTCGACGCCGAGCTGGACAAGGTCGAGTACCGCGAGACGCTCGCGCCGCTGCTCGACGAGCTGCCCGAGCGGGAGCGCATGATCCTGCTGCTGCGTTTCTTCGGCAACCTCACGCAGACCCAGATCGCCGACCGCGTCGGGATCTCGCAGATGCACGTGTCGCGCCTGCTGTCCCAGACGGTGGCCCAGCTGCGGCGGCGCATGACCGAGGACGGGTAG
- a CDS encoding ATP-binding domain-containing protein, translated as MLYERLDARRADTAKRLSDVLHDETVGTPQALTERDAAAAMYTDRLAALRAAEHGLAFGRLDVEDGERRYIGRLGLLDEENEYEPLLMDWRAPAARPFYTATAASPEGIRRRRHLRTRRRDVIAVDDEVLDLDDATAVSQSSGLTSEAALLAAVDARRTGRMSDIVATIQAEQDAIIRSKPSGVLVVQGGPGTGKTAVALHRAAYLLYTHRDRLARRGVLVVGPNPTFLSYIGQVLPSLGETSVVLGTVGQLHPGLDARRAEPAVTAAVKGRVEMAAIVAAAVRDRQQVPRRPVELVVEQQPVRLDRDVAHAARTRARRSRKPHNEARRIFRKEALRLLAEQVARTLTSPGRRDLLDAGDLADIRDELAESVALSRELDALWPTLSAEQLLTDLFADRKRLNTVARRLPAADRELLYRPAPADDVPADLRWTPADVPLLDEAAELLGDDGSEAAAREAAALREEVLYAQGVLDVLDLEEDLDPELLRATDVVDADRLAERMQVRRYDSTADRAAADREWTYGHVIVDEAQELSPMAWRLVMRRCPSRSMTIVGDIAQTGDLAGARSWDEVLAPFVERRWRLEQLTVNYRTPAEIADVADDVLASIEPNLAPPRSVRSTGVPPRAVPAQQGRLEDTVAKVLAEEAGAVGDGRTAVLVPAGLLDGLRTRLLGGGDQDGQDGQDPTEVDLTAPVVVLPVSAAKGLEFDAVIVVEPAELLAESPRGGGDLYVALTRATQRLAVVHAEPLPAMLRKLRDGA; from the coding sequence ATGTTGTACGAGCGCCTCGACGCGCGCCGCGCCGACACGGCCAAGCGGCTGTCGGACGTGCTGCACGACGAGACGGTGGGCACGCCTCAGGCGCTCACCGAGCGGGACGCCGCGGCCGCCATGTACACCGACCGCCTCGCCGCGTTGCGGGCCGCCGAGCACGGCCTCGCCTTCGGGCGCCTCGACGTCGAGGACGGCGAGCGCCGCTACATCGGCCGGCTGGGCCTGCTCGACGAGGAGAACGAGTACGAGCCGCTCCTGATGGACTGGCGGGCGCCGGCCGCGCGGCCGTTCTACACGGCCACCGCGGCGTCCCCCGAGGGCATCCGCCGCCGGCGGCACCTGCGCACCCGCCGCCGCGACGTCATCGCCGTGGACGACGAGGTGCTGGACCTCGACGACGCCACCGCGGTGTCCCAGTCCAGCGGCCTCACCAGCGAGGCCGCCCTGCTCGCGGCCGTCGACGCCCGCCGTACCGGCCGGATGTCGGACATCGTGGCCACCATCCAGGCCGAGCAGGACGCGATCATCCGCTCGAAGCCGTCCGGGGTGCTGGTCGTGCAGGGCGGCCCGGGTACCGGCAAGACCGCGGTGGCCCTGCACCGGGCCGCCTACCTGCTCTACACCCACCGGGATCGCCTCGCGCGCCGCGGCGTGCTCGTGGTGGGGCCCAACCCGACGTTCCTGTCCTACATCGGGCAGGTGCTGCCCTCCCTCGGCGAGACCAGCGTGGTGCTCGGCACGGTGGGGCAGCTGCACCCCGGCCTGGACGCGCGGCGCGCCGAGCCGGCCGTCACCGCGGCGGTGAAGGGCCGGGTGGAGATGGCTGCGATCGTCGCGGCCGCCGTCCGCGACCGCCAGCAGGTGCCCCGGCGGCCGGTCGAGCTCGTGGTGGAGCAGCAGCCGGTACGGCTCGACCGGGACGTCGCACACGCCGCGCGGACCAGGGCGCGCCGCTCCCGCAAGCCGCACAACGAGGCCAGGCGCATCTTCCGGAAGGAGGCCCTGCGCCTGTTGGCCGAGCAGGTGGCGCGCACCTTGACGAGCCCGGGACGGCGCGACCTGCTCGACGCGGGCGACCTGGCCGACATCCGCGACGAGCTCGCCGAGAGCGTCGCGCTCTCCCGCGAGCTGGACGCCCTCTGGCCGACCCTGTCGGCCGAGCAGCTGCTCACCGACCTGTTCGCCGACCGCAAGCGGCTGAACACGGTCGCCCGCCGGCTGCCGGCCGCCGACCGTGAGCTGCTCTACCGTCCCGCGCCCGCCGACGACGTGCCGGCCGACCTGCGCTGGACCCCGGCCGACGTCCCGCTGCTCGACGAGGCCGCCGAGCTGCTCGGCGACGACGGTTCGGAGGCCGCCGCCCGCGAGGCCGCCGCGCTGCGCGAGGAGGTGCTCTACGCGCAGGGCGTGCTCGACGTCCTCGACCTGGAGGAGGACCTCGACCCCGAGCTGCTGCGCGCCACGGACGTCGTCGACGCCGACCGGCTCGCGGAACGGATGCAGGTGCGCCGGTACGACTCCACCGCCGACCGCGCCGCCGCGGACCGCGAGTGGACCTACGGCCACGTGATCGTCGACGAGGCGCAGGAGCTCTCGCCGATGGCGTGGCGACTGGTGATGCGGCGCTGTCCGAGCCGGTCGATGACGATCGTGGGCGACATCGCGCAGACCGGTGACCTCGCCGGCGCACGCTCCTGGGACGAGGTGCTCGCGCCGTTCGTCGAGCGCCGGTGGCGCCTGGAACAGCTCACGGTGAACTACCGGACCCCGGCCGAGATCGCCGACGTCGCCGACGACGTGCTCGCCTCGATCGAGCCGAACCTCGCCCCGCCGCGCTCGGTCCGCAGCACCGGCGTGCCCCCGCGCGCCGTGCCCGCTCAGCAGGGCCGGCTGGAGGACACCGTCGCGAAGGTCCTCGCCGAGGAGGCCGGTGCGGTCGGCGACGGACGCACGGCCGTGCTCGTGCCCGCGGGCCTGCTGGACGGGCTGCGGACACGGCTGCTCGGCGGCGGCGACCAGGACGGCCAGGACGGCCAGGACCCCACGGAGGTGGACCTCACCGCTCCCGTGGTGGTGCTGCCGGTCTCGGCCGCCAAGGGTCTCGAGTTCGACGCCGTGATCGTGGTGGAGCCCGCCGAGCTGCTCGCCGAGTCACCGCGCGGGGGTGGCGACCTCTACGTCGCCCTCACCCGCGCCACGCAGCGGCTCGCGGTGGTGCACGCCGAACCGCTCCCGGCGATGCTGCGCAAGCTGCGCGACGGTGCCTGA
- a CDS encoding MmcQ/YjbR family DNA-binding protein, giving the protein MPEALPPPAAALLSGVRVRCMALPEVTEGLTHGAPTWFVRGRRSFVKFVDPDDHPQLDLPEVAIWAAAPPGARQELTAAAPDRFFEPRFGGRDWVGMRLDAGPGGPDWDEIGEVIADAYRQVAPRKLVARLDHTPGS; this is encoded by the coding sequence GTGCCTGAGGCTCTGCCGCCGCCGGCCGCGGCCCTGCTGTCCGGGGTGCGCGTGCGCTGCATGGCCCTGCCCGAGGTGACCGAGGGCCTCACCCACGGAGCACCCACCTGGTTCGTGCGCGGGCGGCGGTCGTTCGTGAAGTTCGTCGATCCGGACGACCACCCCCAGCTCGACCTGCCGGAGGTGGCGATCTGGGCGGCGGCGCCGCCCGGGGCGCGGCAGGAGCTGACCGCTGCCGCGCCGGACCGCTTCTTCGAGCCCCGTTTCGGCGGCCGCGACTGGGTGGGGATGCGGCTCGACGCCGGGCCCGGTGGGCCGGACTGGGACGAGATCGGCGAGGTGATCGCCGACGCCTACCGGCAGGTCGCACCGAGGAAGCTCGTCGCCCGGCTCGACCACACCCCGGGCAGCTGA
- a CDS encoding 3-oxoacyl-ACP reductase has protein sequence MTERFSGRTAVVTGGGSGIGLATVRRLASEGARVVVADIDPGPGKAAADEVGGLFVQTDVTSETQVEELFTAAVDTYGSVDVAFNNAGISPPEDDSILETGLDAWRRVQEVNLTSVFLCCKAVIPHMQRQGRGAIVNTASFVAVMGAATSQISYTASKGGVLAMTRELGVQFAREGIRVNALCPGPVDTPLLQELFAADPERAQRRLVHIPMGRFARAEEIASTVAFLASDDASFITASTFLVDGGISGAYVTPM, from the coding sequence ATGACGGAACGGTTCTCCGGCCGCACGGCGGTCGTGACGGGTGGCGGCAGCGGCATCGGGCTCGCCACGGTGCGCCGGCTCGCCTCCGAGGGGGCGCGCGTGGTGGTCGCCGACATCGACCCCGGCCCCGGCAAGGCCGCCGCCGACGAGGTGGGCGGGCTCTTCGTGCAGACGGACGTCACGTCGGAGACGCAGGTCGAGGAACTCTTCACCGCGGCCGTCGACACCTACGGCAGCGTGGACGTCGCGTTCAACAACGCCGGAATCTCCCCGCCCGAGGACGACTCCATCCTCGAGACCGGCCTCGACGCCTGGCGGCGGGTCCAGGAGGTCAACCTCACCTCGGTGTTCCTGTGCTGCAAGGCGGTGATCCCGCACATGCAGCGCCAGGGGCGCGGCGCGATCGTCAACACCGCGTCGTTCGTGGCGGTGATGGGCGCCGCGACCTCCCAGATCTCCTACACCGCCTCCAAGGGCGGGGTGCTCGCGATGACCCGGGAGCTGGGCGTGCAGTTCGCCCGCGAGGGCATCCGGGTCAACGCCCTGTGCCCCGGGCCGGTCGACACCCCGCTGCTGCAGGAGCTCTTCGCCGCCGACCCCGAGCGCGCCCAGCGCCGCCTGGTGCACATCCCGATGGGCCGCTTCGCCCGCGCCGAGGAGATCGCGTCCACGGTGGCGTTCCTCGCCAGCGACGACGCCAGCTTCATCACCGCCTCCACCTTCCTCGTGGACGGCGGCATCTCCGGGGCGTACGTGACGCCGATGTAG
- a CDS encoding nuclear transport factor 2 family protein: MDDVRTIADRVEIEALRGEFSDAVMMRDYDRIASLFTPDGVLRMPDIPVELTGPDEIRAWGGQVRAHVEFLVQNTHPGIIRLDGDTATGRAHMSEVGRARDGRQGLNFAIYHDRYPAHR; the protein is encoded by the coding sequence ATGGACGACGTTCGCACGATCGCGGACCGGGTCGAGATCGAGGCGCTGCGCGGCGAGTTCAGCGATGCGGTGATGATGCGCGACTACGACCGCATCGCGTCGCTGTTCACGCCGGACGGCGTGCTGCGGATGCCCGACATCCCGGTCGAGCTCACCGGCCCGGACGAGATCCGGGCCTGGGGCGGGCAGGTGCGGGCCCACGTGGAGTTCCTGGTGCAGAACACGCACCCGGGCATCATCCGGCTCGACGGCGACACCGCGACCGGCCGCGCGCACATGTCGGAGGTCGGGCGAGCCCGCGATGGCAGGCAGGGGCTCAACTTCGCCATCTACCACGACCGCTACCCGGCGCACCGGTGA
- the sigJ gene encoding RNA polymerase sigma factor SigJ, translating into MSEPGLSAIMSERRQLINLAYRLLGSLAEAEDAVQETYTRWYALSAQQRAAIAAPGAWLTTVAGRICLDLLGSARARRERYVGEWIPEPLPEPTEWGTGRPGATADPADRVTLDESVNMAFLVVLESMTPAERVAFILHDVFRYPFADVAEIVGRTPAACRKLASSARRRIRAARAPASPAAEQARVVRDFKRAWEAKDIRALIGLLDPDATAIADGGGLASAELRPLEGGERVARACVEIAARLSDMTLVESTVNGQPGLVGRLNGVTVTVYAFAVADGRITHIWAIRNPEKLRPWTAGA; encoded by the coding sequence ATGAGCGAACCAGGCCTGAGCGCGATCATGAGCGAGCGTCGCCAGCTGATCAACCTCGCGTACCGGCTGCTGGGTTCGCTCGCCGAGGCCGAGGACGCCGTCCAGGAGACCTACACCCGCTGGTACGCCCTGTCCGCGCAGCAGCGGGCGGCCATCGCGGCACCGGGTGCGTGGCTGACGACGGTCGCCGGCCGCATCTGCCTCGACCTGCTCGGCTCGGCGCGCGCCCGGCGAGAGCGCTACGTGGGTGAATGGATCCCCGAGCCGCTGCCCGAACCGACGGAGTGGGGCACCGGGCGGCCGGGTGCCACCGCCGACCCCGCCGACCGGGTCACCCTCGACGAGTCGGTCAACATGGCGTTCCTCGTCGTGCTCGAGTCGATGACCCCCGCCGAACGCGTGGCGTTCATCCTCCACGACGTCTTCCGCTACCCCTTCGCCGACGTCGCCGAGATCGTCGGCCGGACGCCTGCGGCATGCCGGAAGCTGGCATCCTCGGCCCGCCGCCGCATTCGCGCGGCACGGGCTCCCGCGAGCCCGGCGGCCGAGCAGGCTCGCGTCGTCAGGGACTTCAAGCGGGCGTGGGAGGCCAAGGACATCCGCGCCCTCATCGGCCTCCTCGACCCGGACGCCACCGCGATCGCCGACGGTGGCGGCCTCGCCAGCGCCGAGCTCCGCCCGCTCGAAGGCGGCGAGCGGGTCGCGCGCGCCTGCGTCGAGATCGCCGCCCGACTGTCCGACATGACGCTCGTGGAGAGCACGGTCAACGGCCAGCCCGGTCTGGTCGGCCGGCTGAACGGCGTCACCGTCACGGTGTACGCCTTCGCCGTGGCGGACGGGCGGATCACGCACATCTGGGCGATACGCAACCCCGAGAAGCTGCGCCCCTGGACGGCGGGCGCCTGA
- a CDS encoding gamma-glutamyl-gamma-aminobutyrate hydrolase family protein → MASNGSDPHSPDPAAGPRPVIGVTAYGERASYGVWDHEAVLLPRTYPDVVIAAGGVPVLLPPVPESAAAVDRLDAVVLAGGPDVGPDRYGASPHPRTGQPRPERDAAELAVLRRALDRGIPVLGVCRGAQVLNVGLGGTLVQHVPDVVGHPGHNPSPGVFGTTEVTLEAGSRVGAALGRAASVRCHHHQALDRLADGLVVTGRAADGLVEAVELAGSPFVVGVQWHPEEDATDVRLMAALVTAAATARR, encoded by the coding sequence GTGGCTTCGAACGGCTCTGATCCCCACAGCCCCGATCCGGCCGCCGGGCCGCGCCCCGTCATCGGGGTCACCGCGTACGGGGAGCGCGCGAGCTACGGCGTCTGGGACCACGAGGCCGTGCTGCTGCCCCGCACCTACCCGGACGTCGTGATCGCGGCGGGCGGGGTGCCGGTGCTGCTCCCGCCGGTTCCGGAGTCGGCGGCCGCGGTGGACCGCCTCGACGCCGTCGTGCTCGCGGGAGGTCCGGACGTCGGACCCGACCGCTACGGCGCATCCCCGCACCCCCGCACCGGGCAGCCGCGCCCGGAGCGCGACGCGGCCGAGCTCGCGGTGCTGCGCCGAGCCCTCGATCGCGGGATCCCGGTGCTCGGCGTGTGCCGGGGCGCGCAGGTCCTCAACGTCGGGCTCGGCGGCACGCTCGTGCAGCACGTGCCCGACGTCGTCGGCCACCCCGGGCACAACCCCTCCCCCGGCGTCTTCGGCACGACCGAGGTCACGCTGGAGGCCGGCAGCCGGGTGGGCGCTGCCCTCGGCCGGGCGGCGAGCGTGCGCTGTCACCACCACCAGGCCCTCGACCGCCTGGCGGACGGGCTCGTCGTGACCGGCCGGGCCGCCGACGGTCTCGTGGAAGCGGTCGAGCTCGCAGGCTCCCCGTTCGTGGTCGGCGTCCAGTGGCACCCCGAGGAGGACGCCACCGACGTCCGGCTCATGGCGGCGCTGGTCACCGCGGCCGCAACGGCGCGGCGCTGA